The Pseudosulfitobacter pseudonitzschiae genome includes a region encoding these proteins:
- a CDS encoding Do family serine endopeptidase produces the protein MQTRAVAVSTTRTPFLQLRAMWLTALAMVLVLAQVIAAQAKPESLAPLAQKISPSVVNITTSTMVAGNTGPQGIVPEGSPFEDFFREFQDRNDNGDRSRRSSALGSGFVISEDGFVVTNNHVIEGADEIKVEFFNGKELDAKVVGTDPNTDIALLKVEADGPLPFVPFGDSDAARVGDWVIAMGNPLGQGFSVSAGIVSARNRALSGTYDDYIQTDAAINRGNSGGPLFNMDGEVIGVNTAILSPNGGSIGIGFSMASNVVGRVVKQLQEYGETRRGWLGVRIQDVTPDIAEAMGLEKTAGALVTSVPEGPAMEAGMKDGDVIISFAGVEVTDTRGLVRQVGNSPVGEAVRVVVFREGKTITLKVTLGRREDAEGAVPAVAQGGDSETAPETTKEVLGLTLAPLTDELRSQLGVDSDLVGLAVGAVDEGSEAYEKGLRAGDVITEAGQQKIASIADFETRVAEVKEAGRKSLLLLVRRAGDPRFVALGIAD, from the coding sequence ATGCAGACCAGAGCGGTCGCGGTGTCGACAACACGCACCCCATTCTTACAACTTCGCGCCATGTGGCTGACAGCCCTGGCGATGGTCCTGGTGCTGGCGCAGGTGATCGCGGCACAGGCAAAACCCGAAAGCCTTGCACCTCTGGCCCAGAAAATCAGCCCTTCGGTTGTGAACATCACAACTTCCACCATGGTTGCCGGCAACACAGGGCCGCAGGGCATCGTGCCCGAAGGTAGCCCGTTCGAAGATTTCTTTCGCGAATTTCAGGATCGTAACGACAATGGCGACCGCTCGCGCCGGTCATCTGCGCTGGGGTCGGGTTTCGTGATTTCCGAAGACGGCTTTGTGGTGACGAACAACCACGTCATTGAAGGGGCAGACGAGATCAAGGTCGAGTTCTTTAATGGCAAAGAACTGGATGCCAAAGTGGTTGGGACCGATCCCAACACCGATATCGCCCTGCTGAAGGTCGAGGCCGATGGCCCGCTGCCCTTCGTTCCGTTTGGTGACAGTGATGCGGCGCGTGTGGGGGACTGGGTGATTGCGATGGGCAACCCGCTGGGTCAGGGCTTTTCGGTATCGGCTGGTATCGTTTCGGCCCGCAACCGCGCGCTGAGCGGCACCTATGACGACTACATCCAGACCGATGCAGCGATCAACCGCGGCAATTCGGGTGGGCCGCTGTTCAACATGGACGGCGAGGTGATCGGTGTGAACACCGCGATTCTGTCGCCTAATGGCGGCTCGATCGGGATCGGCTTTTCGATGGCGTCGAATGTTGTGGGGCGCGTTGTCAAGCAACTGCAAGAATACGGCGAGACCCGCCGTGGCTGGTTGGGCGTGCGTATTCAGGACGTAACCCCCGATATTGCCGAAGCGATGGGTTTGGAGAAAACCGCCGGTGCGCTAGTGACATCGGTGCCCGAAGGCCCCGCAATGGAAGCTGGCATGAAAGACGGTGACGTGATCATCAGCTTTGCCGGTGTCGAAGTCACCGATACGCGCGGTCTTGTGCGTCAGGTCGGCAACAGCCCCGTGGGCGAAGCGGTGCGGGTTGTGGTCTTCCGTGAGGGCAAAACCATCACGCTGAAGGTCACGCTGGGTCGTCGTGAAGACGCCGAAGGCGCTGTGCCTGCGGTGGCGCAGGGGGGTGATTCTGAAACGGCACCCGAAACCACCAAAGAGGTTCTGGGCCTGACACTGGCACCGTTGACCGACGAGTTGCGCAGCCAGTTGGGTGTAGACAGCGATTTGGTGGGACTGGCCGTTGGGGCTGTGGACGAAGGGTCGGAAGCCTATGAGAAAGGTCTGCGTGCCGGTGATGTGATCACCGAGGCCGGTCAGCAAAAGATCGCTTCGATTGCCGATTTCGAAACCCGCGTGGCCGAGGTCAAGGAAGCCGGGCGCAAGTCGTTGCTGCTGCTGGTGCGCCGTGCGGGTGATCCGCGCTTTGTGGCCCTTGGCATCGCCGACTAA
- a CDS encoding peptidoglycan-binding domain-containing protein yields the protein MIHFRTAALGILLLGACDPVTTSGMDGLEGPGMIRLTAERPEGAAVDTCWGKKTSPAIIETVEREILLKPAQVTSDGVIQQPAIYQRESIQEIVQERNDTWFEVPCAAKLTPEFISSLQRALAARKIYRGPVTGEMSMRTRAAVRRIQAPDGFDSDILTIATARKLGLVAVERQPAE from the coding sequence ATGATCCATTTCCGCACCGCCGCTCTGGGCATTTTATTGCTGGGCGCATGCGATCCCGTGACCACCTCCGGCATGGACGGGCTAGAGGGGCCGGGCATGATCCGCCTGACCGCCGAACGGCCCGAGGGGGCCGCAGTGGACACATGTTGGGGCAAAAAGACATCTCCCGCCATCATCGAAACCGTCGAGCGCGAGATATTGCTGAAGCCCGCGCAGGTGACCAGCGACGGGGTGATCCAGCAACCTGCCATTTACCAACGCGAAAGCATTCAGGAAATCGTGCAAGAGCGCAATGACACTTGGTTCGAAGTGCCCTGTGCAGCAAAGCTGACACCCGAATTCATCTCGTCCCTGCAACGGGCACTGGCAGCGCGCAAAATCTATCGCGGCCCTGTCACCGGCGAGATGTCGATGCGCACCCGCGCCGCCGTGCGCCGCATTCAGGCACCCGACGGTTTTGACAGCGACATCCTGACCATCGCAACCGCCCGAAAACTGGGGCTGGTCGCGGTCGAACGGCAGCCCGCCGAATAA
- a CDS encoding 2Fe-2S iron-sulfur cluster-binding protein produces the protein MAKITYIEHGGKEHVVEVATGMTVMEGARDNNIPGIEADCGGACACSTCHVYVDPAWTEKLPAKDDMEEDMLDFAFEPDPARSRLTCQLKVTDALDGLVVHMPEKQI, from the coding sequence ATGGCCAAGATTACCTATATCGAGCATGGCGGCAAAGAGCACGTTGTCGAGGTGGCGACCGGAATGACCGTTATGGAAGGTGCGCGCGACAATAATATTCCCGGCATCGAGGCCGATTGCGGCGGTGCCTGTGCCTGTTCGACCTGCCATGTCTACGTCGATCCTGCCTGGACCGAGAAGCTGCCTGCCAAGGACGACATGGAAGAAGACATGCTTGATTTTGCGTTCGAGCCCGACCCCGCGCGGTCGCGTCTGACCTGCCAGTTGAAGGTCACCGATGCGCTGGACGGTCTGGTCGTCCACATGCCCGAAAAACAAATCTGA
- the purD gene encoding phosphoribosylamine--glycine ligase, which produces MNILILGSGGREHALAWAVVQNPKCDRLIVAPGNAGIESMAECASLDIEDGGAVVALVEEESIDFVIVGPEAPLAKGVADRLRDAGVLVFGPSAAAAQLEASKAFTKEICDACGANTAAYGHFTDAASARAYVQQQGAPIVVKADGLAAGKGVIIAETVAEAEAAINDMFGGAFGGAGAEVVIEEFMDGEEASFFVLCDGTDVLPMGTAQDHKRVGEGDTGPNTGGMGAYSPAPVLTDAIAQTALDQIIKPCMDEMAKRGMPYQGVLYAGLMIKNGVPRLVEYNVRFGDPECQVLMMRLGAQAMDLMHAAAQGRLAGARVNWADDHAITVVMAAKGYPDAYEKGTVIGGLDALPEDSSNIVFHAGTKREGGNVVASGGRVLNVTARGASLTEARDRAYAMVDAIDWNGGFCRRDIGWRALD; this is translated from the coding sequence ATGAATATTCTGATCCTCGGCAGTGGTGGCCGCGAACACGCTCTGGCATGGGCGGTGGTGCAAAACCCCAAATGTGACAGACTGATCGTTGCCCCCGGCAATGCGGGCATCGAATCTATGGCGGAATGCGCGTCACTGGATATCGAAGACGGTGGTGCGGTGGTGGCACTGGTCGAGGAAGAATCGATTGATTTCGTCATTGTCGGCCCCGAAGCGCCACTGGCCAAAGGAGTGGCTGACCGTCTGCGCGACGCAGGGGTACTGGTCTTTGGCCCAAGTGCAGCCGCAGCGCAGTTGGAAGCGTCCAAAGCCTTTACCAAAGAGATTTGCGATGCCTGCGGGGCCAACACGGCCGCCTACGGCCACTTCACCGATGCGGCATCGGCCCGCGCCTATGTGCAGCAGCAAGGCGCGCCGATCGTGGTCAAGGCCGACGGACTGGCCGCAGGCAAAGGTGTGATCATCGCCGAAACCGTGGCCGAGGCAGAAGCCGCGATTAACGATATGTTCGGTGGTGCCTTTGGTGGTGCGGGCGCGGAAGTGGTGATCGAAGAATTCATGGATGGCGAAGAGGCTTCGTTCTTCGTGCTTTGCGATGGCACGGATGTGCTGCCGATGGGCACCGCCCAGGACCACAAGCGCGTCGGCGAAGGCGACACCGGCCCCAACACCGGCGGCATGGGCGCCTATTCACCCGCACCGGTGCTGACGGATGCGATTGCACAAACCGCTCTGGACCAGATTATCAAGCCTTGCATGGACGAGATGGCCAAACGCGGGATGCCCTATCAGGGCGTTCTGTACGCCGGGCTGATGATCAAGAACGGCGTGCCGCGTCTGGTGGAATACAATGTGCGCTTTGGCGATCCGGAATGTCAGGTGCTGATGATGCGCCTTGGGGCGCAGGCGATGGACCTGATGCACGCCGCAGCCCAAGGCCGTCTGGCGGGCGCGCGGGTGAACTGGGCCGACGATCACGCGATCACTGTGGTGATGGCCGCCAAAGGCTACCCCGACGCCTATGAAAAAGGCACTGTTATCGGCGGGCTGGACGCGCTGCCCGAAGACAGCAGCAACATAGTTTTCCACGCAGGCACCAAGCGCGAAGGTGGCAACGTGGTGGCCAGCGGCGGGCGGGTTCTGAACGTCACCGCGCGTGGCGCTTCACTGACCGAAGCACGCGATCGCGCCTATGCGATGGTCGATGCGATAGACTGGAATGGCGGCTTCTGCCGGCGCGACATCGGCTGGCGGGCGCTGGACTGA
- the xseA gene encoding exodeoxyribonuclease VII large subunit, giving the protein MDLIDDPAEAGNSPEFSVTELSGAIKRVIEGEFGHVRIRGEVGRVSRPRSGHVYLDLKDDRSVISGVMWKGVASRLQTQPEEGMEVIATGRITTFGGQSKYQIVIEDIKPAGMGALMALLEKRKGMLQAEGLFDQDRKRPLPYLPDIIGVVTSPSGAVIRDILHRLRDRFPRKVLIWPVAVQGERCAPEVTRAIEGFNAMTPGGSLPRPDLLIVARGGGSVEDLWGFNEEIVARAAAASDIPLISAVGHETDTTLIDFVSDKRAPTPTAAAELAVPVRHELLAWLGGQGARMSQALSTTLIRRRQRLSDLGRALPRPETLVESPRQRLDVLGDRLGPALIAGVQRRKVKLSEASGSLRPATLRRSVMAARRDLDKLSARLAPALSRAVAAKSERFTTRTGRFDPAAMTAQTATARRDLDRLTAGIVRAGHGQTETLRRKIDAMDRLRETLSYKATLARGYAVVRGDGDVVTTKARAKKSSILEIEFADGKLVVGGKAAAPKKSTAKAPDQGSLF; this is encoded by the coding sequence ATGGACCTGATCGACGACCCCGCCGAGGCTGGCAACTCTCCCGAGTTCAGCGTCACCGAGCTTTCCGGGGCTATCAAACGGGTGATCGAGGGCGAATTCGGCCATGTGCGCATCCGTGGCGAGGTGGGCCGCGTGTCGCGTCCGCGTTCGGGGCATGTCTATCTGGACCTCAAGGATGACCGCAGCGTGATTTCCGGTGTGATGTGGAAAGGTGTGGCCAGCCGTCTGCAAACCCAGCCCGAAGAGGGGATGGAGGTGATCGCCACGGGGCGTATCACCACCTTTGGCGGGCAGTCGAAATACCAGATCGTTATCGAAGATATCAAACCGGCGGGCATGGGCGCGCTGATGGCGCTGCTGGAAAAACGCAAGGGAATGTTGCAAGCCGAGGGGCTGTTTGATCAGGACCGCAAGCGGCCCTTGCCCTATTTGCCCGACATCATCGGCGTGGTCACGTCGCCGTCGGGGGCGGTGATCCGTGATATTCTGCATCGTCTGCGCGACCGCTTTCCGCGCAAGGTGCTGATCTGGCCGGTGGCTGTACAGGGTGAACGCTGTGCACCCGAGGTGACCCGCGCCATCGAGGGGTTCAACGCGATGACGCCTGGCGGATCGCTGCCACGGCCCGATCTGCTGATAGTGGCACGCGGCGGGGGCAGTGTGGAAGACCTGTGGGGGTTCAACGAAGAGATCGTCGCGCGCGCGGCGGCTGCATCCGATATTCCGCTGATCTCGGCGGTTGGCCACGAGACCGACACCACGCTGATCGACTTTGTGTCCGACAAACGTGCGCCGACGCCCACGGCAGCGGCGGAACTGGCCGTCCCAGTGCGCCACGAGTTGCTCGCTTGGCTGGGCGGGCAGGGCGCGCGAATGTCGCAGGCACTGTCGACCACGCTGATCCGTCGCCGTCAGCGGCTGAGCGATCTGGGCCGTGCGCTGCCCCGCCCCGAAACACTGGTGGAAAGTCCGCGACAGCGGCTGGATGTGCTGGGCGACCGTCTGGGCCCTGCGCTGATTGCCGGAGTGCAGCGGCGCAAGGTCAAGCTGTCCGAAGCGTCGGGCAGCCTGCGCCCTGCCACCCTGCGCCGCAGCGTCATGGCCGCACGGCGTGATCTGGACAAGCTGTCGGCGCGTCTGGCACCAGCGCTGAGCCGTGCGGTCGCGGCAAAATCGGAACGTTTCACCACGCGCACGGGTCGTTTCGATCCTGCCGCCATGACGGCGCAAACCGCCACGGCGCGGCGCGATCTGGACCGCCTGACCGCTGGCATCGTGCGCGCAGGGCATGGCCAGACCGAAACCCTGCGCCGCAAGATCGACGCGATGGACCGGCTGCGCGAAACGCTTAGCTACAAGGCGACCTTGGCGCGCGGCTATGCGGTGGTGCGCGGCGACGGCGATGTTGTGACAACCAAGGCGCGGGCAAAGAAATCGTCCATCCTTGAGATCGAATTTGCCGATGGCAAACTGGTGGTCGGTGGCAAGGCGGCTGCCCCGAAAAAGTCCACCGCCAAGGCACCCGATCAGGGATCGCTGTTCTAG